Genomic window (Streptomyces yatensis):
GCGACACCGATGGGGTGGACCTGGTGATCGTGCGGGAGAACACCGAGGGCGAGTACGTCGGCGCCGGCGGGATGGCGCACGCCGGCAGCGGACACGATCTCGGCATCGAGGTCGCGGTGCACTCCCGTCGCGCCATCGAGCGGGCGGCGCACCAGGCGTTCGCCCTGGCCGGCCGGCGGTCGGGACATCTGTGTCTGGTGACCAAGTCCAACGCGATGCGCTACGGCTATCCGCTGTGGGACCGGGTGGTGCGCGAGGTCGGCGAGCACTATCCGGCGGTGCGGCTGGAAACCGTGCTGGTCGACGCCATGGCCGCCCGGATGATCCAGGATCCGCGATCCCTCGATGTGCTGCTCGCGAGCAACCTGTTCGGCGACATCCTGTCCGATCTCGCCGCGGTGCTGGCCGGCGGTATGGGCATGGCGCCCAGTGCCAACGTCCTTCCGGGCGCGGACGTGCCGGGTGTCTACGAACCCGTGCACGGCTCCGCACCCGACATCGCCGGGAAGGGTGTGGCGAATCCGGTGGCATGCATGCTCTCCGGCGCGATGCTGCTCGACGACCTCGGACACGCCGGCGCGGCTCGCCGCGTGCGCGACGCGGTGGCGGCCACCCTGCGCGACACCCGGCACCACACGGCCGACCTCGGCGGCGACGCCAGCACGGCCGAGGTGGCATCCGCCGTCCTGCACACGATGGAAAGCCAGGGGTAGTACCTATGAGAGATTCCAGGCGGCCGGCCCGGGGGACCGGGACCCTCGCGGCCGCGTTCGCATGTCTGCTGCTGGCGGCCTGCTCGGCCGGGTCCACGGCATCCGGCGGCACCGGGAAGAACGCCCTGAACATCGGCCTCACCGCCGAGCCGGCCAACTTCGACTTCACCAAGACCGAAGGTGCCGCCATCTCGCAGGCACTGCTCAACAACGTCTACGAGAACCTGGTGAAGCTGGACCAGTCCGGGAAGATCCGGCCGCAACTGGCCACGTCGTGGAGCCTGTCCAAGGACCGCAAGACGTACACGTTCGAGCTGGTGAAGAACGCCAGGTTCAGCAATGGCGCACCGTTCACGGCCGAGGACGCCGCATTCTCCATCGAACGTGTCAGCTCCGACTGGACCATCGCGCAGAAGGCCCAGATGGACGTCGTCGACACGGCGCGGGCGGTGTCGCCCACCGAACTGAAGGTCTCCCTGAAGAGGCCGAGCAACGACTGGCTGTACCGGATGACCACCCGCGTCGGCGCGATGTTCAGCCGCACCGGCGTGGACAAGCTGGCCACCGAGCCGGTGGGCACCGGCCCGTATGTGGTGAAGAAGTGGAACCGGGGCGACTCGATCACGCTCGGCCGCCGCCATGACTACTGGGGGCGCAAGCCGCACTTCGCGTCGGTCACCCTCAAGTACTTCAAGGACCCGACGGCCATGAACAACGCGCTGCTCACGGGCACCATCAACGTGATCGGCACGATGCAGTCCCCGGATTCCCTGTACCGGTTCGCGAACAACCCGAAGTACAAGGTCATCGAGGGCACGACCAACGGCGAGGTGGTCCTCTCCCTCAACAATGGCTCGGGTCCGCTGAAGAACCCGAAGGTCCGCCAGGCGGTCCGCTACGCCATCGACCACAAGGCCCTGATGGACACCTGCTGGGCGGGCCGCGGCAAGCTCATCGGCAGCATGGTCCCGCCCACCGACCCGTGGTACCAGAACCTCACCAACGCCTATCCGTACAACCGCGACAAGGCCGAGAAGCTCCTCGAGGAGTCCGGCCAGGCCGGCCGCACACTGCGGCTGCGGCTTCCGACGCTGCCCTATGCCACCGCGTGCGGCACCGTGGTCAAGAGCCAGCTCGAACAGGCCGGGTTCAAGGTCAAGCTCGACCAACTGGAGTTCCCCGCCGCCTGGCTGACCACCGTGTTCAAGAACGCCGACTACGACATGTCCATCATCAGCCATGTGGAACCCCGCGACATGCAGGCGGTGTTCGGGAGCAAGACCTCCTACACCCGCTACGACAGCCCCGAATTCCGCGCGCTGCTGAAGAAGGCGGACCAGGGCACCCAGCAGGAGCAGATCACCTCCATGCGGGCGGCCGCCCGGCTGCTGTCCAAGGACGCCGCGGCCGACTGGCTGTTCCTGCTCCCGAACCTGATGGTGGCGAACGAGGACATCACCGGGCTGCCGGTGAACACCGTCTCCGAGTCACTGGATCTCACCGGCCTGGGCCGGTCATGAAAGGCGGCCTCAACCCATGATCGTCCGTCTGGCGCAGCGGATCGCGATCCTCCTGGCCGGCCTTGCCGTGAGCTCCGTGCTGGTGTTCGCGTTCATGGCGGTCCTGCCGGGGGATCCGGCACGCGTCGCACTCGGCACCAGCGCATCCGACACCGCGGTGGCGCAGCTGCGCGAGGAGTTCGGGCTCGACCGGCCGCTCGTGGACCAGTACCTGAGCTGGATCCACGGACTGGTGACCTTCGACCCGGGCAACTCCTACATCTCACACGCGCCGATCGGCCCGCAGATCTCCGACCGCCTCCAGGTCACCCTGTGGCTCGTCGGCACCGGGATGGTGATCGCCTGCATCCTGGCCATCCCCCTGGGCATGGTCATGGCCGTGCGGCACCGCAAGCCGTCCGGGTTCATTCTCTCGGCCCTGTCCCAGATCGGCGTGGCCGTCCCGGCCTTCCTCGCGGGCATCCTCCTGATCACCGTGTTCGCGGTGGGGCTCGGGTGGCTGCCGGCGAACGGCTGGACACCTCCGGTGGAGGATCCGGTCCTGTTCCTCAAACAGCTGGTGCTGCCGGCGCTGTCCCTCGGCGTGGTGCAGGGGGCCGTGCTCACCCGCTATGTCCGCAGCGCCGTGCTCGACGTCCTCAGGGAGGACTATCTGCGCACCGCCCGGGCCAAGGGGCTCCGTCCGACGCAGGCGCTGCTGCGGCACGGCCTGCGGAACGCGGCGGTGCCCGTGGTCACCGTCCTGGCGCTGCAACTCGCCACGCTGCTGGTGGGCGCCGTCGTCATCGAACGGGTCTTCGTCATCCCCGGTCTCGGGAGCCTGCTGCTGGACAGCGTCTCCAACCGCGACCTCATCCTGGTGCAGGACGTGGTCATGATCATCGCAACGGCGGTGCTGCTCGTGAACTTCCTGGTGGACATCATCTATCTGCTGATCGACCCGCGGCTGAGGGTGGGTGCGTCATGAGCGCTACGGACACGGAAGCCGCGCTCGCGTCCGCGGCGCCCGAGGGCCGTCGGCGGCGCCGCCGGGTGCCGGGCAGCCTCCTGGTGGGCGGTCTCATCGTCGTGGTCGTACTGGGCATGGCGCTGCTGTCCTTCGTGTGGACCCCGCACGACCCGACCCTGGTGAACCCCGCGGCGCGGCTGGCGAAGCCGTCGTCGGAGTACTGGTTCGGCACGGACAAATTCGGCCGCGACGTGTTCAGCCAGATCATGATGGGCTCGCGCACCACGCTCTTCGTCGGCTTCGTGGCGGTGGGGGTCGCGGCCCTGGTCGGAGTGCCCCTCGGCATCGTCGCCGGAATGGCGCCCGGCTGGTGCGGCGAGCTGCTGATGCGCGGCAACGATCTGATTCTTGCCTTCCCGGCGCTGCTGCTGACCATCATGTTCTCCGCCGTGTACGGCGCCGGCACGCTGGTCGCGATGGTCGCCATCGGCATCGCGTCCATCCCCCATTTCGCCCGGCTGATCCGCGGCGGCACGCTGCAGGTCATGCGGACCGAATACGTCATCGCCGCGCGCGCGGCGGGCCGCGGGCCGTTCGCCATCGCCCTGCGGCATGTTCTGCCCAACGTCAGCGGTCTGGTCATCGTGCAGGCGTCGGTCGGATTCGCCATCGCCGTACTCGCCGAAGCCGCGCTGTCCTTCCTGGGCTTCGGCACCCCGCCCCCCACCCCGTCCTGGGGCCGGATGCTGCAGGAGAGCCAGGAGATGCTGTCGATCGCCCCCCGGCTCGCCGTGTTTCCGGGCATCGCGATCGCGGTGGCGGTGCTCGGATTCAATCTGCTCGGTGACGGTCTGCGCGACCGCTTCGACCCCAAGATGGAGGACCGCCGATGACCCCGGCACCTGAGACGGCACCGGCCTCCGCGGCGGGCTCCGCCGGCTCTCCCGGCTCTCCCGACGATGTGCTGACCGTGCGGAATCTCGGCGTGGCGGTGGGCGGCCGCAAGCTCGTCGAGGACGTCGACTTCACCATCCGGGCGGGCGAACGGGTCGGCCTCATCGGCGAGTCGGGGTCGGGCAAGTCGCTGACCGCGCTGAGCGTCATGGGGCTGCTCCCCGAGGAGCTCCGGGCCACCGGCTCGGTGCGGCTCGCCGGAGTCGGCCACGACCTCGTGGGGGCCGACGAGGCGCGGATGTCCCGGGTGCGGGGCAAGGAGATCGCCATGGTCTTCCAGGAGCCCATGACCGCTCTGAACCCCACGATGAAGATCGGGCGGCAGATCGCCGAGGTCCTGCTGATCCACCGGACCAGGCCCGACCGCGCGTCCGCTCGCGCCGCCGCCGTGGAGCTCCTCGACCAGGTGGGACTGCCCGACCCCGCGGTCGCCGCCGATGCCTACCCGCACCAGTTCTCCGGCGGCCAGCGGCAGCGCGTGGTGCTGGCCATCGCCCTCGCGAACGACCCCGCGCTGCTGGTCTGCGACGAACCCACCACCGCACTCGATGTCACGGTGCAGGCGCGGGTGCTCGACCTGATCGTGCGGGGCGTGCAGGACCGCAGGTCGGCCATGCTCTTCATCACCCACGACCTGGCCGTGGTGGCCACCGCCTGCGAGCGGGTCATGGTCATGTACGGCGGGCGGGTGGTCGAGTCCGGCCCGGTCCGGGAGGTGTTCACCCGCCCCCGGCACCGCTACACCCAGGGCCTGATCGGCGCCTCCGACCTGACCGTGGTCGACGACCGCGGCCGGCTGGTCACCATCGGCGGGTCGGTGCCGCCCGCGGGACAGTTCCCCGCCGGATGCGTCTTCAGAAACAGATGCGGCCAGGCGACCGAGGTGTGCGCCACCCGGCCGGAATGGGTCGCGACCGGGCCGGACTCCGGCTACGCCTGCTTCCATCCGGTGTCCGGGACCGGCACCCCCACGAACCAGGAGGCCGGCCGTGGCTGAGCAGCCGACCAGCGCCCCCCTCGCCCCCGGGCCGGGAACCGGCCCGGCGGACGCCATCAGCGTCCGCGACATCACCCGCGACTACCGGCGGCCCCGTACCTCGCTGCGCCACCCCAGCCCGCCGGTGCACGCGCTGCGCGGCGTCAGCTTCGACGTCCCGCCGGGGCAACGGTTCGGCATCGTGGGCGAGTCGGGGTGCGGCAAGTCGACCCTGCTGCGGATCCTGGCCGGGCTCGACCGCCCCACCAGCGGCAGTGTCGCGATCGACGGCCGGGACATCACCGGGCTCCGGGAGAGACAGCTCCGGTTCGTCCGCGAGCGGCTCCAGCTGGTGTTCCAGGACCCGATGAGTTCACTGGACCCGCGCATGCGGGTCGGCGACATCGTGGCCGAGCCGCTCGTCGCGCAGGGCCACGGGAACCGCCGCGAGCGGGTGGCCGAGTTGCTCGAGGCCGTCGGCCTGCGAGCCGACGCGGCCGACCGGTATCCGCACCAGTTCTCCGGCGGCCAGCGGCAGCGCATCTCGATCGCGCGCGCTCTGGCCCCCCGTCCGAAAATCATCGTGGCCGATGAGCCGGTGAGCGCCCTGGACGTGTCCGTACGGGCCCAGGTCCTCAACCTCATCGCCGACCTCGTCGAGGAGTTGTCCCTCACGCTGGTCTTCGTCTCCCACGACCTGTCCGTGGTCCGCCATGTGTGCGACCGGGTCGCCGTCATGCACCACGGGCAGATCGTGGAGAGCGGGGCCACGGAGCAGGTGTACGAGGACCCGCGACATCCCTACACACGCAGGCTGATCTCCGCCGTTCCCACACTGGGCAAGGCACTGTCCGGAGTGTCGGCGGCCGACCTCAACCGGGAGTACCAACCGTGACGACCCATGCCGAACCCGCCGGCGAAAGCCCCGTGGCGAGGGAGTTTCCCGAGGGTCTTCCCATCGGCGACACCTGGGTGGAGGCACCCGCCACCGAGGACGTCCGTTTCCCCTACGACGGGACGCTCGTCGCAGGGGCGCCGATCGGGGACGCCTCCCTCGCCCGCCACGCGGTCGACGCGGCGCTCGCGATCCGCGAGCGCGTCGGCCGGCTCCCCTCGCACGTACGCAGGGCGGCGCTGCTCGCCACCCACGAGGCGGTCACCTCCCGGCGCGCGGACTTCGAACGGCTCCTCGTCCTGGAGACCGGCAAGCCGCTGGTCGACTGCCGGGTCGAGGTGGACCGCACCCTGCTGACCCTGCTCACGGCGGCCGAGGAAGTGGCCCGGCTGCACGGGGAGACGGTGCCGCTGGACCTGCTGCCGTCGGGCGAGGGGCTGCTCGGCTTCTGGACCCGCAAGCCGATCGGCGTAGTGGTGGGCATCGCGGGCTTCAACTATCCGCTGCTGCTCGCCGCGCACAAGATCGCCCCATCGCTGGCCGCCGGCTGCCCGATCATCGTCAAACCCGCCCCGCAGACCCCGCTGGCCACCCTGTGGCTGGTGCACCTCCTCCGTGAGGCGCTGCGCGCCGGCGGCGCCCCCCAGGCCGCGGTGCAGCTGGTGACCGGGGGCCCCGAGGTGGGCATCGCGCTGACCACCGACCGCCGGATCGGGGCGGTGTCCTTCACCGGTTCCGCCGCCGTCGGCCACCAGATCGCCCGGGACGCGGCACCCACCAAGGTGCTGCTCGAACTCGGCTCCAACGCCGCCCTGGTGGTGGCCGCCGACGCCGACCTCGACGCCGCCGCGGACGCGGTGGTGCGCGGCGGCTACTACGCGTCGGGCCAGGCGTGCATCAGCGTGCAGCGGGTCATCGTGGTGGACTCCGTGCGCAAGGAGTTCGTGGCCCGTTTGGCGGAGCGAGTGGCCCAGGTGGCCGTGGGCGACCCCCGCGATTCGCAGACCCGCGTCTCGGCACTCATCGACAAGCGGTCGACCGAGCGGGTGCGCGCGTGGCTGGCCGAGGCGGTGGAGGCGGGGGCGTCGCTGGTGGCCGGAGGATCGGTCACCGATGGTGTGATCGAGCCCACCGTGCTGCTCGATGTGGACCGCGCCCTCCCCGTCTGGGACGAGGAGGTGTTCGGCCCCGTGGTCGCCGTACGGTCGGTACCCGATCTGGAGACCGCCTTCGACCTGGTCAACGACTCGCGCTACGGACTGCACGCGAGCGTCTACACCAGCGCCCTGGACACCGCGTTCGCCGCTCTCGACCGCCTGGAGGTGGGCGGAGTGGTCGTCAACGAGGTTCCCGGCTTCCGTTCCGATGTCATGCCGTACGGCGGTGTGAAGGACTCCGGGGCCGGACGGGAGGGCCCGAGGTTCGCCATCGAAGAGCTCACCGTGACCCGTATGGCAGTGATCCGTCCGACGACGAAGAAGCCGTGAGGACCATGCGAGACAACGACCGCACCGATGCGGTGAACAGCTACTCCCGTCTGTTCCGGCTCGACGGCCGCAAGGCCGTCGTGGTGGGCGCGGGCAGTGGAATCGGCCGGGAGAGCGCCCTGGCCCTCGCCGCGCACGGCGCCACGGTGGTGTGCGCCGACCGTGATCTGACGGCCGCCGAGGAGACGGCGTCGATGGGCCGGGAGATGTCGGCGTACGCCCTCGATGTGCTCGACGGCGAGGGGGTCGCGCGTGCCGCCGAGGAGCTCGGCGCCGTCGACGTCCTCGTCTTCACCGCCGCGACGAACGTGCGCAAGCATCTGCTCGACTACACGGCGGAGGAGTTCGACCGGGTGGTGGGGCTCAATCTGCGCGCCTCCTTCGACCTGGTGCGGGCGTTCGGCCGTGGCATGGCCGAACGTGGCGGGGGAAGCATCATCGGCTTCAGCTCGATCCGCGCGGTGGCCGTCGAACCGGGGCAGGGGGTGTACGCGGCCACCAAGGCCGGCCTCGTCCAGCTGCTGCGGACCGCGGCGGCCGAGCTGGGACCGTCGGGCGTGCGGGTGAACACCGTCGCCCCGGGCGTCGTGGAAACGCCGCTGACCGCGCAGATCAGGGCCGTACCGGAATGGTCCGAGGCCTATGCGGCCAAGAGCGCCCTGGGCCGCTGGTCGCGGCCCGATGAGCTGGCCGGCGCCGTCGTCTATCTCGCCTCGGACGCGTCATCCTTCGTCACCGGGAGCCAGCTCTTCGTGGACGGAGGCTGGACGGCGATCGACGGACGCTATACGCCGCCCAACTGACCGGAGCGCCGGACACCTTCAGGCCCCTTCCTCCTGCATTCCACCCGGAGGAAGGGGCCTGAGGCCGTATCAGTCGATGCGCTCGAAGGGCTCCATGCTCTCTTCGTCCGGCGCGACCGTGAAGACGACCTTCTCGAGCTTTCCGGTGAACCCGAATTCGCCGTCGTAGCTGGGTGAGGACGGCGACAGGGTGTCCCGGCCGATGTCGAGGCCCTGCCAGCCCAGGAAGTGGGGGAGGACCCGCGGAATGTCCGCGGTGCCCACCGGCCTGCCCGACACGTACAGGTGTCCGACGCCCTTCATGTCACCGGTTTTGTCGAAGGCGAAGGTCAGCTCCGCCGGGCCGGTCGGGAGTTCCTCCGACGAGGTCACCGTGTACCGGGTGCCGAGGAAGTTGTACTCGTAGACCAGCCGGTTGTCCTTGACGTACAGGACGTATCCGCTGCTGATGTTGCCCAGGGAGACCAGGACACCCTCGTCCGACGCGGCGGCCCGGTCGACGTGCGCGGTGATGCGGTGCGCGCGGTTCATCACCGGGGGCACCGCGGCGCCGGGCAGATGGGCCATGCCGGGGTAGTAGGTGAAGGTGGTGCGTCTGCGCGGCGAGCCGGGACGCGGAATCTTCGCCCGGTAGGCGAAGCCGTTGTCGTCCAGGGGCAGCACATCGTACTTTCCCGCTTCCACCCAGAAGCGGGAAATCATCTTCTGCAGTTGCTCGGGCCGCTCCTGCGCCAGGTCGTCGCACTCCGAGAAGTCGGTGTCGTGGTGGTAGAGCTCCCACTGGTCGTCGTCGAAGGAGGTTCCGCGCTGGTGGAAGGAGACGGCCTTCCAGCCGTCGTGCCAGATCGCGCGGTGCCCGAACATCTCGAAGTACTGGGCCTCCTTGCGCGTCGGCGCGGTCGGCGCGTCGAAGGTGTAGGCCATGCTGGTGCCGTGGATCGGCATTTGCGGGATGCCGTGGTAGATCTCGGGCGCCCGCAGACCGAGCAGTTCGAAGAGGGTCGGCACGATGTCGCTGACGTGGTGGAACTGCTGCCGGTTCTCGTCGGTGCGCGGCAGTCCCCGGGGCCACCGCACGATGAGCGGGCAGCGGACGCCGCCTTCGTGGGTGTTCTGCTTGTAGCGCTTGAAGGGTGTGTTGCCCGCCTGTGCCCAGCCCCAGGGGTAGTTGGCGTGCGCGCGCGTGGTGCCGATCTCGTCGATGCGCGCGACCATCTCGTCGAAGTCCTCGGCTTGGCCGTTCTGGAACGCGGTGGGGTTGAGCGACCCCTTCTGGCCGCCTTCCTGGCTGGCCCCGTTGTCCGAGAGCAGGATGGTGATGGTGTTCTCCAGCCGGCCTATCCGCTCCAGGAATTCCATGAACCGGCCGATGTGGTGGTCGGTGTGGTCGAGCATCGCCGCATAGGCCTCCTGGAGGCGCACGGACAGCTTCTTCTCGTCGTCCGACAGCTCGTCGAAGGGCTCGACTCCGGGGTTGCGCGGGGCCAGTCCGGTGCCGGGCGGCAGGATGCCCCGTTCGATCTGGCGGGCGTGCCGGGTCGCGCGTTCGGCGTCCCAGCCGTGGTCGAACCGGCCCCGGTATTTCTCCAGGTACTCCTGCGGCGCCTGGTGCGGGGCGTGCGCCGCACCGAAGGCCATGTACATGAAGAAGGGCTTCTCGGGGGTGACCGACGTCTGGTCCGTGACGAATTCGATCGCCCGGTCCACCAGGTCCTCACTGAGGTGATAGCCCTCTTCCGGGGTCTTGGGCGGAGCCACGGCATGGTTGTCGTAGAACAGCTCCGGATAGAAGCTGTCCGTCTCGGCTTCCAGGAATCCGTAGTAGCGCTCGAACCCGCGGGAGAGCGGCCACTGGGTGTACGGCCCCGACGCGGTGGTCTGCTCCATCGGAGCCAGATGCCACTTGCCCACGGCCATGGTGTTGAAGCCGTTGTCGCGCAGCACCTCGGGCAGCATCGCGGCGGCCTTGGTGACCCGTCCGCGGCCGCTGGGGAAGCCGGTGTCGAAGTTGGACAGCATCCGCATGCCCACCGAGTGGTGGTTGCGGCCGGTCAGCAGGGAGGCCCGGGTCGGCGAACACAGCGTGGTGGTGTGGAAGTTGGTGTAGCGCAGGCCGCCGGTGGCCAGGGCGTCCATGGCCGGGGTCTCGATGTCCGAGCCGAAACAGCCGAGGTCGGAGAAGCCGACGTCGTCGAGCACGATGACCACGACATTGGGCGTGTCCTCGGGCGGCGCCGGCTGCTCGGGCCACCACGGAGTGGACTCCTCGTAGGTCGTGCCGATCCTGCCGTGGAATGTGCCGCTCGCGGACGGCGGATGCGGAGAGGCGTTGGTCATCCAGGACGCTCCTTTGCAGGGACATGGGTGCGCTGTGCCGGCGGTCCGTCAGCGTGGCGGTGGCAGATCCGCCGCGCAGCGGAACCCCATGTGCCCGGTGCTGCTGTCGGGTGTGTTGGAGGTGCGCGCGGCGACCCGGTAGCGGTTGCAGTACGACGCGTGGCACAGGTAGGAGCCGCCCCGGATCACCTTCGCCTCACCGGCGGGAGGTCCGGCCGGATCCCGGCGGGTCTCGGGGCGGTCGGCCGCGTGCCATGTGGTGCTCCACCAGTCGGAGCACCATTCCCACACATTGCCCGAGGTGTTGTACACGCCGAAGTTGTTGGCCCGGTAGGTCTTGACCGGCGCGGTGCCCAGATACCCGTCCTCGCCGGTGTTGACCTGCGGGAACTGTCCCTGCCAGATATTGCAGCGGTGCTGCCCCCGGGGCTGGAGCTCATCCCCCCACGGGAAGCGGGCGCGCTCCAGACCGCCACGCGCCGCCATCTCCCACTCCGCCTCCGTGGGCAGCCGCTTGCCCGCCCATGTCGCGTAGGCGGACGCGTCACGCCAGGAGACATGGACGACGGGGTGGTTCGACAGCTCGGTCCAGGACGACCCCGGCCCGTAGGGCGCCCGCCAGCACGCCCCGTCCACCGCGAGCCACCAGGGTGCCTCCGCCACCGTGCCGTCGCGCACCAGGTGCCGGGCGTCGGGGTGGACGAGTGCGTAGAACACGAAGGACCAGCCGTAGCGCTCGGCATCGGTGCGGTAGCCGCTGCTGCGCACGAACGTCGCGAACTGCCTGTTGGTGACAGCGGTCGCGTCGATGAGGAACGGCGACAGCCGCACCGCCCGGACCGGGCCTTCACCGTCCTCGGGAAACGCGTCGGCGTCGTCGCCTCCCATCAGATACGTCCCCCCGGGGATGCGCAGCATGGCGCGCAGCCCCTGCGCCCGGTCCCGATCCGGCGCCTGGAGCCGCACGGCGGACGGCTCGGGCATCTCCCCATCGCCCCCTGATGTGGGGGCGCAACATGCTCCTGCCATCGCTCCTCCAACCGCGGCCGCTGTTCCTCGCCCGACGCTGGGTCTTCTGAGGTAACTGGTCTGGCCAGCATCATATTCTGGCTAGTTGAAAGAGTGTGTTTCGGTCCGAATACCGCTGTCAAGGGAGGCACCGAGCCCCAGGGACACCATGTGGAGCGGTACGTTCGGCCTGTTCGCGGACTGCTCCGCGGTCATCCAAGGGCCGTCGTCCGGGGGGTGTGGTCGGTTTCGCGTTGGGCGGCGTACCAGCCCAGTGCGCGCACCATGGCCTTGTGCGGGGTCGGCGGGAGCAGGGGGGCGAGGGTTTCCCAGGTCGTGTCGACGAGTTCGCGGGCCTCGGCCATGCACGCGTCCAGGGCTCCGCTGCGCATCAGCAGGTCGGACGCCTGGAGCGCACCAGTGTCGGAGCGCTGCCGCAGGGCGTCGCGCAGGCGTTGGCGGCCGGCGGTGTCGAGGAGGCCGGTGGCGTGGGCCACGGGGTAGGTGACCTCGCCGTTGCGGAGGTCTTCGGCGGGGGAGCGGGTGGTGATGCCCTGCTGGTATTCGTCGGGGGTGCACTGCCCGTACAGGTCGAAGACGTCGTCGGTGATCTGGTACGCGATGCCGACGGCCTCGAAGTACGCGCAGATCGCGTCGAGTTGGGTCTCCTCGGCGCCGCCGAGGATCGCGGAGACCTCGGCGGTGCTGCGGACGAGCATGCCCGTCTTGAGCCGGTGGGCGGTGCGGATCTGGTCGAGGAGGGGGCGGGCGTCACCGGTGGCCACGGCGTGGTCGAACGCGGTGTGGTGCCCGGCGAGGTCCAGGGCCTGACCGGCGTGGGCGGCGCGCAGGTCTCGCAGATAGAGCCGGTAGATGCGCAGCATGGTGGCGGCGTCGGCCTGCGGGACGCGCTGGATGAGGGCGTCGAAGGTGTAGTAGCCGAGCGTGCCTGCGGTGATCGCCGGAGCGGTGCCGTAGACCTCGTGGACGCTCGGACGGCCGCGCCGGGTGGGCGAGTTGTCCTGGATGTCATCGATGACCAGCGCCGAGACATGCAGCAGCTCGGTGACCGCGGTCAGCGGCCGGTAGCGCTCGGGGTCGGCGCCGAGAAGACAGAGGACGGCCGCGGCCACGTAGGGGCGCCAGGAGCGTCCGGGGTTGTCGAGCAGGTGCAGCACGGGAGCGGCGACCGCATGATGGAGGCGGATCCGGGCGGCGGTGTCCAGGTCCGTGCCGCCGCTGGTGCCGGTGAGCAGGCCCAGCGCGGTCTCGTCGGTGGCATCGGTGGAATAGAGCGCGGCGGCTTCCGCCCGGGCGATGTCGTGGGTGCGGCGCATGTAGTGCTCGATATCGCCGATGGTGTTGGTCGGGAGGGTCTGCAGGAACGCCGTGCCGGCCACCGGCGTGGTTCCCATGACGCCGCGCACGGTGGCGGGGCTCTCCCAGAAGGCGCGTCCGACGATCAGGGTACGGACCTCGCCCTCCGTCGCCGGAGCGATCACCTCGGCATCCAGTCCGAGGTCGGGGACGCGCACACGCACCGCGGTGGGGTAGGTGTTGAGGGTGGCCAGTGAGGTCCAGTGGCGCACTGGCTGCCAGTCCAGGTCGTGGTAGCTGACCCCGCCGTCCGGGGCGACCACCGTGGCCCGGGTGGACGCCGGCGTGGTGGCACCCGTGGCGGGGTCGGTGTTGCGCGCGTGAATGCAGCCGATCTCCCAGCCGTTGCCGAGCTGGATACCGGCCCACTCCCAGGTGTGGTCCGGCGTTCCCGGGGC
Coding sequences:
- a CDS encoding polyprenyl synthetase family protein, translated to MTISASRPPAQDPSQAAPRHTAGPAPFGLPHPSAGAEAWYLNGHLRDESGDEYTWMISVLKHHDLRDPAAGPGYGVVSTCSGPAGVSHGAWLTPTMHRAVREALRGDTAQDHRVREALAEALAEGPLLPDRLLAEPVVASADTLNMSFGDVAALRREEDGGFRLAFQAGEDFELLLTPVKAAVPQFDAQGRYPGRLPTDADAMTSYFVPRLHVQGTLRHADGTQRRVAGHAWFEQDWGSTYYDVERAPGTPDHTWEWAGIQLGNGWEIGCIHARNTDPATGATTPASTRATVVAPDGGVSYHDLDWQPVRHWTSLATLNTYPTAVRVRVPDLGLDAEVIAPATEGEVRTLIVGRAFWESPATVRGVMGTTPVAGTAFLQTLPTNTIGDIEHYMRRTHDIARAEAAALYSTDATDETALGLLTGTSGGTDLDTAARIRLHHAVAAPVLHLLDNPGRSWRPYVAAAVLCLLGADPERYRPLTAVTELLHVSALVIDDIQDNSPTRRGRPSVHEVYGTAPAITAGTLGYYTFDALIQRVPQADAATMLRIYRLYLRDLRAAHAGQALDLAGHHTAFDHAVATGDARPLLDQIRTAHRLKTGMLVRSTAEVSAILGGAEETQLDAICAYFEAVGIAYQITDDVFDLYGQCTPDEYQQGITTRSPAEDLRNGEVTYPVAHATGLLDTAGRQRLRDALRQRSDTGALQASDLLMRSGALDACMAEARELVDTTWETLAPLLPPTPHKAMVRALGWYAAQRETDHTPRTTALG